The Pseudomonas sp. Teo4 genome has a segment encoding these proteins:
- a CDS encoding lytic transglycosylase domain-containing protein encodes MIDALPMAAPSPHITGQAREVCIVRAAAHYRAHPDLVKAIIRTEGGTTGKVSYNKNGSYDMGLMQINSIHLAELSKFGITRDMLVNNECLNIFIGTYYIQRSVLGSDDFWKGVGNYHSRTPDKNYRYKHRVWNNLKEVRGQQ; translated from the coding sequence GTGATTGACGCTCTGCCAATGGCGGCCCCTAGTCCGCACATTACTGGCCAAGCTCGCGAGGTCTGCATCGTCCGAGCAGCGGCTCATTACCGTGCGCATCCCGACTTGGTCAAGGCCATCATTCGCACCGAAGGTGGCACGACTGGAAAAGTCTCTTACAACAAGAACGGCTCCTACGATATGGGGCTCATGCAAATTAATAGCATTCATCTCGCGGAACTCTCCAAGTTTGGAATAACCAGAGACATGCTCGTCAACAACGAATGCCTGAATATTTTTATCGGTACTTATTACATTCAGCGTAGCGTGCTGGGGAGTGATGATTTTTGGAAAGGCGTTGGTAACTACCACTCCCGCACGCCCGACAAGAACTATCGCTACAAGCATCGTGTATGGAACAATCTTAAAGAAGTCCGGGGGCAGCAATGA